The window AAAATGCTTTCCATTCCGGTGTACCATGGCGAGCCGTCGAGCATGTTGCGGATTCGGCAGGTTTTGAACAGGAAATTCAGTGGTTTTTTGCTGCCCTGGGGCGCTACGAGGTGGTTGTACTGGTCCAGCGTGGCCGGGCTGAGAGGAACGTACGCCGATGCGAGCAGATTGACGGAATTGCCTTTTTTTACCATGTAGTAGTATTCCACTCCTTCAACGGTGTCGAAGAAGCCCCGCCCCTGTTTTTCCACCCGGCGTTCGGTGATGGCGGAAAGAAATTCCAGTCCGCTTTCTTCGGGGAGGTCGATGAGTGAAGAAAAGGGGCGGAAGTGTCGTGTCGTCGGTGTCTGGCTTCCGAGCCACTTCGCGTACCGGGCCAGGTATTTGCGGATATCCACTATCTCCGGCATAACGAGGACAAATCCCCCTTCGGTCCATTCAACCGAGTAGGTGGAATGGTTCTCTTTATTTCCCCGTTTTACGGAAAAGGCCCGTGTAACGAAAAGAGGACAGGCGGTATGGGCAAACTGGAGAAGGAGGTTTTCTTCGAAGGTTCCCTTGAGGGGAACCCCTTCAGCGTTGGATCCCTCGGCACCGAGCAGCAGAGAGCCGGCGAGCTGCTCTCCGGCTCCCGGTTTCTTTTGCAATGCGCTCCAGGAATTATCGGCGAAGGAGCAGGGGTTTCTTCCCGCTCTTTCGTTGTAGACTCCCCGGGCGGCTGGTTTCCCGCGGTACGTGGCCCACAGCATGTCCCGCCACAGCTTGAGCTTTTTTCCCCCTTCATCGTCTGCAGGCAATGCGCCTTTCAGGAAAGCCCCCTTGGGAACGACGACTTCGTAAACAAAGACTTTTTCCGTCTTTTTCGAGTTGCCCTTGTCTGTTACTTTTTCCCTGATTTCGATGAGATCGGCGTTGTTCCATTTCGTTGGGCTTTCAACTTCTATGGTTTCCGCATCGTAGAGTTCATCGAAGACTTTTTGAAAGCTCTCCCTCGTAAAACGGAATTTCCATACCCCGCCGCTTTCTTCCGAAACTTCTGGGAGTGGGTGAATCTTTCGCTTTTCCATTGTGTCCAGAAGGAAAATGAGCCCCGCCAGCCCGGTTTTGTGCTGAGCCGACGGCAGGTGCCCCAGGATGTAGTTCAGTTCCAGCGTGTCCTGTGTCTCCTTGTGATCGTCCGCCTTTTTCGCCACGCAATACCCTCCTTTCGAAAAATCAGTCATTCAGCAGAGCAGTCCCAGTTTTTCGCTGTAGTCTCCTTTTGCGACGCGGAGATACGGCGGAAGCCCCTTGCCCTTTTCGGTGCACTTGAATGGGGCGGGGAGAATGAGTCCATCCACCGGCTGCGCGTTTCTGCGAAGGTTCCAATAGTTTCCTGCATCGCATTCCAGTATTGCTGTAACACTGTGTCCGTCAATATCACGGATTCCGTCTCCTGCAGAGAAGGCAAATCCTTCATCTGCGAGAAACGGCAGCAGTTTTTCCATTTCCCGCGTTTCCGGCGAAAATCTTTCAAGGAGCTGCTGAAGGTCTGCCTGGCTGACTGTTTTGCCGTCCAAATCGCCGATGAACGCCTCCACGTTTGCCATCTCGTCTTTTGAGTACGGAAGCTCCTTTTCGGGGGAGTACAGGAGCACCCGACCGTATCCTTCAAGTTCCAGTTTCCGGTTGCACCGCCCCATTCTCTGGATAAGGGAAGTCAGGGGAGCGAATTCTGAAACCAGGAGCGCTGCGCTCAGGTCGAGGCTCATCTCGCATACCTGGGTGGTGAGGGCGATCATGGGGCCATTCTCCCGGAAAGCCGCAATCAGTTCTTTGTGCCTCTCCTGCCTGTCTTTAAGGCGGAAGCGGCTGTGGTAGCAAATTATCCGCGCTTCCGGAACCATGGAAGATAGCTCTTCGGCGAGGGTTTGGCATCGCTTGACCGTATTGACCACCCAGAGGATTTTCTCGCCTCTGCCCAGGGTGTCTGTTGCTTCCTTTTTGGCGGACTCCCTGGTACAGCGGCGGATCGTGTATCGGGGCGCCGATGATTTCTCAAAAAAATCGGGGAAGGACGCCGGCTCGGGGGGGAATATCTCCAGGCCGGCCTCCTGCAGCTGCTTCAGGCGGTTTGGAGGGAGGCTGGCGGTCATGCACAATACCGGGACATCGAATTCCCGGAGGAATCCGAGCAGAGCGGAGAAGAGTCGTGCATCAAAGCTATGGACCTCATCAAAGACAATGGCGCTTTCAGCAAGGAGAGGAAGGAGGCACGACGAACGGTAATCGTGCCCCATGAAGCCGAGAAACTGGTCTACCGTGGCGCTGAACAGGCGCTTCTGCCAGAATCCAACGGCAAAGAGGCGGTCGTTGGAAAGGAAATCCTTCCCGGAACGGGAGTCAGGGTTATCGAACATATCCTGCAGTTCATAGGCGGATGTGCCGTGGAGCAATGCGCCGTCCGTCTCCGGAGCCCAGGCGACGTAATCCTTGAAACCTTCAGTGGCGGTAGCCCTGGTCGGGTAGAGAAAGATGAATCGGTTGATTGTTCGCCGTGAAGCTACACCAGTACCCCATTTCCAGGCTGCCAGGGTCTTCCCGCTGCCGCACGAAGCGAGCAGAAGGGCGCGGTCGGAGAGGCGGGCGGCTTCGACCTGGAAGGTGGAAAAGGAGAAGGTCTTCTTTTGCCCGGCTTCGATTTGTTTACGACGGGGTGCGATGATCATGTCTTCGATCCGGTTCCCCGACAGGACGCGGGAATCGTTGAAGGCGTCCGCGATCCACTGTTCCACCGGAATAAAAACCGTCTGGTCCCTCTCTCTCGCAAGGCCTGAACCGGCCGCGTCGGCAAGAATGAGTGCGGTCCTGACTGCCCGGAGAAGGCGGATACGCCTTGTATCCCCTTCAAACGAGAGTTCCAGGTCGGACTCGATAGAGTCAAAATCGTCCGAAAGGGCATGAAGGGAAATGTGCGAAGGGCTTTGGATTTGGGAAGCAGAGCCGAGTGAAAACTCTGAGGCGAAGAGATCGAAAAGCTCCTGAATTCCTTCGGGACACAGGGTAATGTAAGGCCTATCCCAGTCGGCCGTTTCCATGATCCCTCTCCTCAGTTTCAGGTGGTGTCCCATGACGGAAGCTCTGATAATCTGAAAATCTGCGGAATCGACATGCTCGAGCAGATTCCTGAAGGATTCGAAGCCCATCAGCCATCCTCCAAGAAATTCGTGCCGGAGAGACTGACCTCCGCCTCCTTTCACCGCTTCCTGGAAGTGGTTGTTCGATTTCCCCACGTCGTGGAGGATGACCGCCGCTTTTGTGCATTGAAAAAAAGACATTCGATCCCCATCCGGGATCCGGAAGAACCGGAACCAGTGTTCAGCGAACGGTGCGGGCTTTTGTTCATCTCCGAAAAGAGCCGTGAACGCCGAAAGCACGTCCATCGTATGCTGCCTGAGCGTCTTTTCCTGTATTCGCCCATTGATGAGAATGCTTTTCTTTGCGAGAACAGCCACAGCTTGTGCTCCTACTCTGCCGGCACGAAGATGCCGCACCCCATAGTTCTCCGGCCTCCGAGCCCCGAAATTTGCAACAGGAGGGACTCGTCGGCGGTGAGATCGGTGACGACAAGAGCAAAGCCCACGATGCTCTTTCCTTTAATCGAAATAGTACGCTTTATAAAAGGGGATGTTTCGCGGTTGTCCGATCTGCCTTCAGATGCGAGACTGTCTTTACGGGGGATGAGGTGTGTTTTGCCCCGGATATTCAATTCCTGAAGCTGTCTGTGTGCGGCATCAAGGAATTCATGGGGAGAGGTGAATCCCTTGATGGTCACGAGGCGGCTTTTCAAGGCTGCGGCAGGCCTGAGTTTACGGGAAGATGGGGTCTCAACAGAAATAACCTCGCTGCCGATTTCGAGTTGTCTGCCGCAGAGTTCCAGGTAATCAGCCACTTTGTCTGCCGGGATCCTGAGAATCAGCCTGCTCTTGCCGCCCAAGGCCAGCATTCTGTTGCCGCAGGGAATGCCGTAAATCGGGTGAACTCCTGTGTTGCCGCGTTGTTTCATGTTGTGGAGGACAGGGAAGATGCCGGAGAGGGCAGAATGCAGAAAATATCCGTGATCAGCGGGAATTTTATTGCCTGAGAGCGCAAACACCAAATCGAGCAAAGACCATCAGCTCCTTTCGTGAGCAATTCTCCCGGATGTGTTGTTTAACGCAATGACTGGAATCTGTTTCGGAAAAATAGTAGCTCTAAGCGAAGAATAAGGCAAGAGCTAATATTTTCATAAATTTGCATCATCTATGAACAAAAATAGTGAAATTATCAAAAATGATTAGGCATAATTTGGCCTCGGTGTTACAGGAATGATGTATCCTGCTTTCTTCAAAACGTTCTGCCCGAAGTCTTTTAATTCGGGGGCAAATAAAGATGCGGAGGCTTGTTGATGGCCTCCGCTGTTTCTTGTTTGTAAGCAGCCTGAGATAGATTTTTCAGGGGATGCGGGGAGAGATCAGCCGCGGCAGCGCGGCCACAAGAGCCCGGGTGTAGGGGTGCTTCGGGGCGGAGAGGATGTCCCGGCACAGGCCTTCCTCCACCATCGTCCCCCTGTGGAGGACCATGCCCCTGGGCGCGGCCTTCCGGGCGAGGAAGAGGTCGTGGGTGACGAAGATCATGGACATGCCTGACTTCTGGCGCTTTGCGAGGATTTCGATGATCTCCCCCCTGGTGGAGGCGTCCTGCATGCTGGTGGGTTCGTCGCAGAGAAGGAGTTCGGGGTCGAGGATCAGCGCCCTGGCGATGGCCACCCGCTGGCGCTGGCCCCCCGAGAGGGAGAGGCGCACCCGGGAGGAGAGGATGGCCTCGTCCCGGAGCCCGAGTTCTCCAAGAAGGTTCCGGGCCCGTTCTTCCCCTTCTTTCGCGGCATGTTTTCCCCTGACGAGGAGCCAGGGTTCCATTGCCGCCCCGAGGACCGTGAGCGTGGGAGGGAGGGAGCCGTAGGGGTCCTGGGAGACCATGGCGCACCGCCGCCGGAGGGCGGTCATTTGCTCCCCGTCCGCCGAAGCCGTGTCCTGCCCGAAGAGGGTGATGGATCCCTCCGACGGGGGAACGTGGCCGAGGATGCACCGCATGAGGGTGGTCTTGCCGCTGCCCGATTCGCCGATGACGGAAAGGCTTTCTCCCCTTTCCAGCGTGAGGGTGAGGCCGGAGAGGGCCCTTACGGGTTCCCGCCGCCTCCTGCCGGGAAAGACCGCCGAGAGGTTCCTGATGTCCAGCAGGGTTGTCATGATCCTTCCTCCAGGTCCAGCAGGGCCTTCACGAGGGCCCGGGTGTGGGGATTCCGGGGCCTGGCGGTGATCTCGGCGGGATCTCCCTCCTCCGCCAGCTCTCCGTCCTTCAGTATGTGCAGCCTGTCTGCGACGGAGGCCGCAAGGGGAAGGTCGTGGGAGATGAGGAGGAGTCCGAGCCCCTTTTCATCCACGAGATTTTTCAGGGTGACGATGATCCCCCGCTGGGTGATCACGTCCAGGGCCGTGGTGGGTTCGTCGCAGAGAAGGTAGTCCGGAGAGCAGGCCAGGGCGAGAGCAATGGCCGCCCGCTGCTTCTGGCCTCCCGAAAGTTCGTGGGGGTACCGTCGGGCCAGTTCCCCGTCCAGACCGGCCAGGGCGAAGAGGGGGGTGAGTCGGTCCAGGGCCTCCTTCCGGGAGAGCCCCAGGTGGACGGAAAGCACTTCCTCCACGTGGCGGCCCACGGTGAGCACAGGGGTGAAGGAGTTCATGGCCCCCTGGGGGACGATGGCGATCCTCCGCCACCGGATGCGGTTCAGTTCATTCTCGGGCAGGGCGAGGAGGTTTTTCCCGTCCAGGAGGATTTCCCCGGAAACGGCGGTCCCCGGGGGAAGCAGCCCCGGGATGGCCATGAGCACCGTGCTCTTGCCGCTCCCCGATTCGCCGGCGAGGGCGGAGAACAGTCCTTTCCTGATGGTCATGGAGACGTTTTTCACAGCGGCGGCCTGGCTTCCCCTTCCTTCGGAGGTCATCCGGCCGTAGGTGACGGAGAGATTCCGTATGTCGATCACAGGACATTTCCTCCTCTCAGGCGGGGGTCGACCCGCTCTTCAAGGTATTTTCCAAGGTCCAGAAAGACGAGGCAGAGGAGGGTGATGCCGAGGCCGGGGGGTAGGAGCATCCACCACGCTCCTGCCGTGAAGGCGCCGAAAGACTGGGCTTCGTGGAGCATCCTTCCCCAGGAGATCACCCTGGGGTCCGAGAGGCCGAGGAAGGAGAGCCCCGCCTCGGAGAGAATAGCCCCGGGAACGCCCAGGGTCATGGTGGCCAGCAGCACGGGCAGGGTCTCCGGCAGAAGGTGGCGCCGGAGGATATAGCCAGCGGGGGCTCCCAGTCCCCGTAGGTCCTCGATGTACTGGGCGTCCCGGAGGGTCAGGGTCAGGGCCCGGACGGTCCGGGCGGTGCCCATCCACGAGAAGACGGACAGGATGAGGATGAGCTGCCAGAGCCCCTTTCCCCAGAGGGCGGCGAGGGCCATGAGGATGGGAAGCAGGGGGATGGAGAGCAGCAGGTCCACCGCCCTCATGATCACGGCGTCGGTCCATCCTCCCCGGTAGCCCGCTGCGAGGCCGAGGGAAGTTCCGAGGAAGGTGGCCAGGAGGGTGGCGAAGATGCCCACCAGGAGGGAGACCCTGATTCCGGCCACGAAGAGGGCGGCGATGTCCCTGCCCCGCTGGTCCGTTCCGAGGAGGCCCCATCGTCCCCCTTCAAGGCGTATTTTCACCGAGCCCTCCCATTCCCCTTCGCCGGACAGCCCGATCCTGTAGGTTCCCCTTTCGGGAAAGAGGGCGGAGGAGGCGTCCCCGAAGGGAGGCAGTCCGAGGGAGCGCTTGAAGGCGATGTCCCGCCCGTCGAGTTCCACCCCCCTGTTGAGGGGGGTGAGGCGGAAGGTCTTTCCGCCGGGGATGGTCCATTCCACGAACCGGGACGGGGCGGGAAGGGCCGTTTCGACCCGGAGGGAGAAGCGGGAAGGGGCACCGAAGACCCAATCCAGCTCCGCGGCGGAGTGGCCGCCCGAAAGTTCCAGGTCCATGGTGGGGGGAAGGGAGCGGTCCAGCCACAGGGGCTTCGAGAAGGGGGCCGCCACCTCCGCTTCCGGGAGGGCGTCAAAGAGCCGGGTCCCGAACAGGGCCAGTGCCGCGAGGACGAGAAGGCACCAGAAGCTCCACCGTTTCAGCAGCCCCTTCATCGTCCGCCGCCCCTTTCCATGCGCACCCGGGGGTCGGTGAGGCCGTAGAGCAGGTCCGACAGAAGATTGCAGCTCACCGTGAGGAGGGCCAGCAGGAAGAAGGACGCTCCTGCGGCGGGGTAGTCATGGCCGGTCACCGCCTCCAGGAGGAACCGTCCCACCCCGTGAAGGGAGAATACCGTTTCGGTGATCACGGCCCCGGAGACGATCCCGGGAAGGGAGAGCAGGAAGATGGTGAGGAGCGGCGGCAGCAGGGTCCGGAAGGCGTGCCCCAGGATGATGTTCCGTTCCGGAAGCCCCCTGGCGCGGGCGAGAAGGATGAAATCCTCGCCGAGAATCTTCACCATGAGGTTCCGCACGTAGAGGGCCCATCCTCCGAATCCGAGGAGGACGAGGGAAAACACCGGCAGGGCCATGTGCCACAGGTAGTCGAGCAGCAGGGGAAGCCCCCCCGCAGGAGGAGGGACCGACAGGGTTCCCCTCAGGGGAAAGAGAGGGAGGGCCGCGGCGAAGGCCATGAGGAGCACGAGCTGGACGAAGAAGGAGGGGAAGGAGAAGGACAGGGCGCCGCTCCAGAGGACGCACTTTTCCAGGAGGCTTCCCCGTTTCAGCGCGGCCTTCATGCCGAGCCAGGTCCCGATAAGGGAGGACAGCACAAGGCTGGTGCCGAGAAGCATTACCGTGTTGGGCAGCCTGGATTTCAGCTCTTCCACCACGGGGCGGCCGGTGAGGAAGGAGATGCCGAAGTCGAAGGTCAGAGTGGACCTGACATACCGGAGAAACTGCACGGGGAGGGGCCTGTCGAGCCCGTAGACTTCGCTCAGCCGGGCCTTGGCCTCGGGAGAGAAGTTCGGGTCGATGATGGAGGCCACGGGGTCTCCCGGCATCATGCGGAACAGGACGAAATTGAGGACCAGCACCAGCCCGAGGACCAGCAGAGCGCTCCCCGTCCGTCGTGCCCAGTAGCCGCTCACCCCTCCGTCACCTCTTCCTGCCGAGCCAGAACCGTTCGTTCCCGCTCAGCCGGACGTATTCCCCGGGGCGGTACTCCCGGAAGACGAAGGGACCGGTTCCGACGATTCCTGTCAGGCCGGGGTCCGAGGGGTGCTTTTCCGATGCGGGAAGCCAGCTTCTCCAGTCGTTCACTTTTTCGATGACGTGCCGGGGGAGGATGGATATGCCCCCCACCCTGTGGAGGTGCCAGAAACTCACGTTTTTCATGGTCACTTTGAGAGTGCGGTCGTCGGGGGTTTCCACGGTGTCGATATTGTCCACGTTGTCGAAATACCGGGGAACGGCGTTCTTTTTGAGCGTCTCGTAGGTGAAGGCGGCGTCCGCGGCGGTGAGGGGCTTGCCGTCATGCCACTCCACCCCTTCCCTCAGGCGGAAGGTGAGCACCGTGCGGGGGCCGGCCGGACCCGCCTCCGTCCCGATGGTCCAGCTTTCGGCGAGCCAGGGGATGGTCTCCAGGGTGTAGGGGTCCACGGCGATGAGGGAGTCGTAGATCAGGCCGAGGACCTGCCAGTCGTAGGCGGAGCTGGACGTGAAGGGGTTGAGCGCCCTCGGCTCGTCCGCCTGGACGAGATAGAGGGGCCTCATGGGGCCCGACGCGGGCTCCATGGCCAGCAGGCTCCACGTGTTGTCCGCGGTCACCCTGTCGGTGACCAGGGTACCCTTCCACTGCTTCGACACGGCGGAGATGGTGTACCGGCTGTAGACGGGGACCACCGGAACGAGGTCCGAGAGAAGCTTCTGGGCCTCCGACGCGGCCGCCCGGGCCGCCGTCTCGTCGGGGGCGAAGCGGAGCCGGTCCAGAACCTCGTCGAGGGCGGGGTCGGAGATGCCGGGCATGTTGTATCCGCCCCGTATGTCCATCTTCGATGAGTAGAAGGCGTAGAGAGAGTCGGGGTCCCGGGTCATCTGCCATGCCAGGACGTACATCTGGAAATCCCGCTCGTCCAGGCGGGAAATCATGGTGGAGAAATCCATGGGCTCCGCCTGCACCGGAATGCCTATGGCGGTCAGGGCCTCGGCCATGCGCACAGCGATCTCCGCCGTGGTGGGCGCCGTGGACGCCGTGGGGCAGAGGAGTTTCTGGGGAGGGATTTTTCTGCCGTCGGGCGAGACGAGAACGCCGTCGGAGCCCCATGTCCATCCCGCGCCGGCAAGGCGCTTTTTTGCAGCTTCGGGATCGTGGGGGTAGGCCGTCACATCCGGCTCGAAGTAGGGAGACACCGGAGGAAGGAAGGTGGCAAGGGGTTCGGCGTACCCGGCGAAGAGATCCCGGACCATCCGCTCCCTGGGAAGAGCCTGCCAGGCGCTGCGTCGCAGTTCGAGACTGTTCCACGGAAAGGTCCGCACGTTGAACCCGAGAAAGAACCCGTGGAAGCCCGAGGCGAGGGAGAGATCCACGGCGGGGTTTTTGGAAAGGGCGTCCACGTCCACCGGACGGTGGAGATCCCCCAGGATGTCGACCTTTCCCCGGTCCAGGGCCAGAAGCTGGGCATCCGGGTCCCGGATGATCACCAGGTAGAGGTCCTGTATTTTCGGTCCGGCGAAGGCTTCCGGGTCGAAAGAGGCTTCCGCCCGGGGGTCGGAACAGAGGGCAAGGAGGACTGCTGACAGAAAAAGGGCGAAAAGGGATTTTCTCATTTCTCGTCTCATCCTTTCCGGAACGGGGATTCAGATTTGTCCATTATTCTAGCAGATTGCTAAAGAAACGCTGTCGGCGAAATGCCGTATTCCTGAAATCGTTTTCCTTCCCCGGCGTGGAGTGGAGAGACGGCTGAGGTTATGTGTTATAAAATATTGTAATATATAAAGGGTTGGATTGAAAACGAGGAAAATGGCCATGTTATGCTTTTCTTCTCCCTGAGTTTCTGGTATAATTTTTGAAAATTCAACTAGAGGAGGAGAGTTCCATGATAAAAATCCTTTCACTCGCAGTTCTTGCGGTTTTCCTCGCTGCCGGAGGGGCGTTTGCAGCAGAAGCAGCCCGGGTGTTCGAGGAAGACCGGTTTGAAACCTCCGCCGGAGAGGTGACCATCACCTTTATCGGCCACGGAACCCTGATGTTCTCTTTCGGCGGCAGGGTGCTCCACGTGGACCCCTACAGCAAGATCGCCGACTATTCAGCCCTTCCGAAGGCGGACGCCGTGCTGATAACCCACGAGCACCAGGACCACCTGGACAGGGAAGCCCTGAAGCACATCGTCACCGATGAGACCGATATCGTGCTGAACGGAAAAAGCGCCGAAATTCTGGGCAGGGGAAGGGCTCTGAAAAACGGAGAGTCCACTGAACTGCTCGGCGTCAAAGTGGAAGCCGTTCCGGCCTACAACCTCGTTCACAAGCGGGACAACGGCCAGCCCTTCCATCCGAAGGGGGAGCACAACGGCTACGTTCTGAACTTCGGCGACACCCGGATCTACGTCGCGGGGGACACGGAGAACATACCCGAGATGAAGGATCTGAAGGATATCCGCATCGCTTTCCTTCCCATGAACCTTCCCTTCACCATGACGCCCGAAATGGCGGCGGACGGCGCCCTTTCTTTCCGGCCGAAAATCCTCTACCCCTATCACTTCGGGCAGTCGGACACCGGAAAACTTGTTGAACTGCTCAAGGACAGCGGCATCGAGGTCCGGATACGAAAAATGGGGAGATAGTTCCCGGGAATCCAGCGCCCCTCCGGCCGGAGGGGCGCTTTTTTATTCCTGCCCTTTTCTCCCCGGCAGCCACATGATGGTGGTCATCACCGCGGTGGCGATACAGATCAGGGTGAAGAGAAGAAAGGCCCGATGGGTGCCTAGAA of the Aminivibrio pyruvatiphilus genome contains:
- the cas6 gene encoding type I-MYXAN CRISPR-associated protein Cas6/Cmx6 — its product is MFALSGNKIPADHGYFLHSALSGIFPVLHNMKQRGNTGVHPIYGIPCGNRMLALGGKSRLILRIPADKVADYLELCGRQLEIGSEVISVETPSSRKLRPAAALKSRLVTIKGFTSPHEFLDAAHRQLQELNIRGKTHLIPRKDSLASEGRSDNRETSPFIKRTISIKGKSIVGFALVVTDLTADESLLLQISGLGGRRTMGCGIFVPAE
- a CDS encoding ABC transporter ATP-binding protein, translated to MIDIRNLSVTYGRMTSEGRGSQAAAVKNVSMTIRKGLFSALAGESGSGKSTVLMAIPGLLPPGTAVSGEILLDGKNLLALPENELNRIRWRRIAIVPQGAMNSFTPVLTVGRHVEEVLSVHLGLSRKEALDRLTPLFALAGLDGELARRYPHELSGGQKQRAAIALALACSPDYLLCDEPTTALDVITQRGIIVTLKNLVDEKGLGLLLISHDLPLAASVADRLHILKDGELAEEGDPAEITARPRNPHTRALVKALLDLEEGS
- a CDS encoding ABC transporter substrate-binding protein — protein: MRKSLFALFLSAVLLALCSDPRAEASFDPEAFAGPKIQDLYLVIIRDPDAQLLALDRGKVDILGDLHRPVDVDALSKNPAVDLSLASGFHGFFLGFNVRTFPWNSLELRRSAWQALPRERMVRDLFAGYAEPLATFLPPVSPYFEPDVTAYPHDPEAAKKRLAGAGWTWGSDGVLVSPDGRKIPPQKLLCPTASTAPTTAEIAVRMAEALTAIGIPVQAEPMDFSTMISRLDERDFQMYVLAWQMTRDPDSLYAFYSSKMDIRGGYNMPGISDPALDEVLDRLRFAPDETAARAAASEAQKLLSDLVPVVPVYSRYTISAVSKQWKGTLVTDRVTADNTWSLLAMEPASGPMRPLYLVQADEPRALNPFTSSSAYDWQVLGLIYDSLIAVDPYTLETIPWLAESWTIGTEAGPAGPRTVLTFRLREGVEWHDGKPLTAADAAFTYETLKKNAVPRYFDNVDNIDTVETPDDRTLKVTMKNVSFWHLHRVGGISILPRHVIEKVNDWRSWLPASEKHPSDPGLTGIVGTGPFVFREYRPGEYVRLSGNERFWLGRKR
- the cas3 gene encoding CRISPR-associated helicase Cas3' → MRHLRAGRVGAQAVAVLAKKSILINGRIQEKTLRQHTMDVLSAFTALFGDEQKPAPFAEHWFRFFRIPDGDRMSFFQCTKAAVILHDVGKSNNHFQEAVKGGGGQSLRHEFLGGWLMGFESFRNLLEHVDSADFQIIRASVMGHHLKLRRGIMETADWDRPYITLCPEGIQELFDLFASEFSLGSASQIQSPSHISLHALSDDFDSIESDLELSFEGDTRRIRLLRAVRTALILADAAGSGLARERDQTVFIPVEQWIADAFNDSRVLSGNRIEDMIIAPRRKQIEAGQKKTFSFSTFQVEAARLSDRALLLASCGSGKTLAAWKWGTGVASRRTINRFIFLYPTRATATEGFKDYVAWAPETDGALLHGTSAYELQDMFDNPDSRSGKDFLSNDRLFAVGFWQKRLFSATVDQFLGFMGHDYRSSCLLPLLAESAIVFDEVHSFDARLFSALLGFLREFDVPVLCMTASLPPNRLKQLQEAGLEIFPPEPASFPDFFEKSSAPRYTIRRCTRESAKKEATDTLGRGEKILWVVNTVKRCQTLAEELSSMVPEARIICYHSRFRLKDRQERHKELIAAFRENGPMIALTTQVCEMSLDLSAALLVSEFAPLTSLIQRMGRCNRKLELEGYGRVLLYSPEKELPYSKDEMANVEAFIGDLDGKTVSQADLQQLLERFSPETREMEKLLPFLADEGFAFSAGDGIRDIDGHSVTAILECDAGNYWNLRRNAQPVDGLILPAPFKCTEKGKGLPPYLRVAKGDYSEKLGLLC
- a CDS encoding ABC transporter ATP-binding protein, giving the protein MTTLLDIRNLSAVFPGRRRREPVRALSGLTLTLERGESLSVIGESGSGKTTLMRCILGHVPPSEGSITLFGQDTASADGEQMTALRRRCAMVSQDPYGSLPPTLTVLGAAMEPWLLVRGKHAAKEGEERARNLLGELGLRDEAILSSRVRLSLSGGQRQRVAIARALILDPELLLCDEPTSMQDASTRGEIIEILAKRQKSGMSMIFVTHDLFLARKAAPRGMVLHRGTMVEEGLCRDILSAPKHPYTRALVAALPRLISPRIP
- the cmx8 gene encoding type I-MYXAN CRISPR-associated protein Cmx8; translated protein: MAKKADDHKETQDTLELNYILGHLPSAQHKTGLAGLIFLLDTMEKRKIHPLPEVSEESGGVWKFRFTRESFQKVFDELYDAETIEVESPTKWNNADLIEIREKVTDKGNSKKTEKVFVYEVVVPKGAFLKGALPADDEGGKKLKLWRDMLWATYRGKPAARGVYNERAGRNPCSFADNSWSALQKKPGAGEQLAGSLLLGAEGSNAEGVPLKGTFEENLLLQFAHTACPLFVTRAFSVKRGNKENHSTYSVEWTEGGFVLVMPEIVDIRKYLARYAKWLGSQTPTTRHFRPFSSLIDLPEESGLEFLSAITERRVEKQGRGFFDTVEGVEYYYMVKKGNSVNLLASAYVPLSPATLDQYNHLVAPQGSKKPLNFLFKTCRIRNMLDGSPWYTGMESIFEQYPTEFFIWSREGSPRNTPFFGQDIHRHLKSIAEKIQIETEANTMGTNTHAGPAGIDRDERLASKTRSIVRQFVISELKERVPKDLPAGKTHLEWTKEDGDLHLSEGYRNALEKVCSGAFLALRGRKGADIAEFFTGTLCAHPQFLRNSSKDGEKDDYLLIAQSLVDPDEREKIKLFAMLALSACSYVYTKDEQEKTETK
- a CDS encoding MBL fold metallo-hydrolase → MIKILSLAVLAVFLAAGGAFAAEAARVFEEDRFETSAGEVTITFIGHGTLMFSFGGRVLHVDPYSKIADYSALPKADAVLITHEHQDHLDREALKHIVTDETDIVLNGKSAEILGRGRALKNGESTELLGVKVEAVPAYNLVHKRDNGQPFHPKGEHNGYVLNFGDTRIYVAGDTENIPEMKDLKDIRIAFLPMNLPFTMTPEMAADGALSFRPKILYPYHFGQSDTGKLVELLKDSGIEVRIRKMGR
- a CDS encoding ABC transporter permease; translated protein: MSGYWARRTGSALLVLGLVLVLNFVLFRMMPGDPVASIIDPNFSPEAKARLSEVYGLDRPLPVQFLRYVRSTLTFDFGISFLTGRPVVEELKSRLPNTVMLLGTSLVLSSLIGTWLGMKAALKRGSLLEKCVLWSGALSFSFPSFFVQLVLLMAFAAALPLFPLRGTLSVPPPAGGLPLLLDYLWHMALPVFSLVLLGFGGWALYVRNLMVKILGEDFILLARARGLPERNIILGHAFRTLLPPLLTIFLLSLPGIVSGAVITETVFSLHGVGRFLLEAVTGHDYPAAGASFFLLALLTVSCNLLSDLLYGLTDPRVRMERGGGR
- a CDS encoding ABC transporter permease, encoding MKGLLKRWSFWCLLVLAALALFGTRLFDALPEAEVAAPFSKPLWLDRSLPPTMDLELSGGHSAAELDWVFGAPSRFSLRVETALPAPSRFVEWTIPGGKTFRLTPLNRGVELDGRDIAFKRSLGLPPFGDASSALFPERGTYRIGLSGEGEWEGSVKIRLEGGRWGLLGTDQRGRDIAALFVAGIRVSLLVGIFATLLATFLGTSLGLAAGYRGGWTDAVIMRAVDLLLSIPLLPILMALAALWGKGLWQLILILSVFSWMGTARTVRALTLTLRDAQYIEDLRGLGAPAGYILRRHLLPETLPVLLATMTLGVPGAILSEAGLSFLGLSDPRVISWGRMLHEAQSFGAFTAGAWWMLLPPGLGITLLCLVFLDLGKYLEERVDPRLRGGNVL